Proteins encoded within one genomic window of Aquarana catesbeiana isolate 2022-GZ linkage group LG03, ASM4218655v1, whole genome shotgun sequence:
- the LOC141133645 gene encoding E3 ubiquitin/ISG15 ligase TRIM25-like encodes MASANLRAELECSVCLNIYTDPVMLRCGHNFCWPCIDRVLDTQEGSGGYSCPECREKFPDRPALQRNITLRNIVENFLSAQPDQEESGVFCTHCVDSPVPAIRSCLLCEVSLCDKHLIVHKRSPEHVLCDPSLSMESRKCSVHKKILEYYCTEDNTCICVSCCMIGGHKRHEMESLYEASEKKKETLRNVLQNLLTKREEMEERVQSLQEHRRKVEEKASGDTERVTALFIDLRRRLEDLEKRILREICGRAERISISIRDLEIKKEELSRKLRHIEELRNMTDPLTVLQESDTGDLCDTEDGDNEDRERHEKLLHDGGGLDVDGISHTLHTLSDIITEVNVSFYIQGAADILLDVNTANHNLHISDDRKTVSRSDRNQNHPETPERFQYCYQVLSSRSFSSGRHYWEVDVGGSDWWGVGMCYPSIDRRGGQPQIGYNKKSWGLYRNGDQYSEIHNSKVIPLPPNISSNRVRIDLDYEVGRISFYDLCDPIRHLHTFTTTFTEPLHAGIWVWRGYIKLCGGNQEM; translated from the coding sequence atggcgtctgctaacctgagagctgagctggaatgttccgtctgtctgaacatttatacagatcctgtaatgctgagatgtggacacaacttctgttggccctgtattgatcgtgtgctggatacacaggaggggtctggaggatattcctgtcctgaatgcagagagaagtttccggatcggcctgcactgcagaggaacataacactacgtaacatagtggagaatttcctgtctgctcagccagatcaggaggagtccggggtcttctgtactcactgtgtggactctcctgtacctgctattagatcctgtctgctctgtgaggtttccctgtgtgataaacacctgattGTTCACAAAAGGtccccagaacacgtcttatgtgaccccagcttgtccatggagagcaggaaatgctccgtccataagaagatcctggagtattactgcactgaggataatACCTGTATCTGTGTGTCTTGTTGTATGATTGGAGGACATAAAAGACATGAGATGGAATCACTgtatgaggcttctgagaagaagaaggagacactgaggaatgttctgcagaaccttctgacaaagagagaggagatggaggaaagagtccagagtctgcaggaacacaggaggaaagtagaagaaaaagcatctggtgacaccgagagagtcactgccctgtttatcgatctcaggagacgtctggaagacctggagaagagaatcCTGAGGGAAATCTgcgggagggcagagcggatctccatctccatccgggatctggaaataaagaaggaggagctgtccaggaagttgcgtcacattgaggagctgcgtaacatgacggatccactgactgtcttacaggaatcagacacaggtgacttgtgtgatactgaggatggagataatgaggacagagagagacatgagaagctcctccatgatggagggggtctggatgtggatgggatatcacacacattacacacattatctgatataataacagaggtaaatgtatccttctatatacagggagctgcagacatattactggatgtaaacacagctaaCCATAAtctccatatatcagatgacaggaaaactgtatccaggtcagatAGAAACCAGAATcatccagaaacaccagagagattccaGTATTGTtatcaggtgttgagcagtcggagtttctcctcagggagacattactgggaagtggatgtcgggggatcagattGGTGGGGAGTCggaatgtgttaccccagtatagacaggagaggagggCAGCCCCAGATTGgatataataagaagtcctggggttTGTACAGGAATGGTGATCAGTATTCAGAGATACATAACAGTAAAGtgatccccttaccccccaatatctccagtaacagagtcaggatagatctggattatgaagtcggacggatctccttttatgatctgtgtgacccgatccgacatctccacaccttcaccaccaccttcactgagcccctccatgctgggatatGGGTATGGAGGGGATATATAAAGTTATGTGGGGGGAATCAGGAGATGTGA